The proteins below are encoded in one region of Segatella copri:
- a CDS encoding polysaccharide pyruvyl transferase family protein: MKVGILTYHWANNYGAVLQAYALLSKLKEMGHDAYIIDRIRTFSGWRRLYHSYSYKHYFSWYRFLKFNKEFLAPKTPLCTSTKQLIATFPSLHFDAVIVGSDQVWRESFMGHNYFLDFVSGNCKRISYAASFGLSKWSLNEAFTLKAKQLMQQFDKVSVREKSGIEICKNVFNVDAELVIDPTLLWDARFYEENLLDKVCRVKEPKVVAYILGENKDQNVAAKNIAQEENICFVDLWSQKSLVQGHYTVEEWLGYIRDAKYVITNSFHATVFSILFHKQFVVLNNKSGGSDRISTLLNYLGLQHLFVVTTGKDMYKALGTQIDYHHVDRLLANLRDVSLSFLKNI; this comes from the coding sequence ATGAAAGTAGGCATATTAACTTATCATTGGGCAAATAATTATGGTGCTGTTTTACAGGCTTATGCATTATTGAGCAAGTTAAAAGAAATGGGACATGATGCTTACATAATAGACAGAATTCGTACATTTTCTGGTTGGCGACGCTTGTATCATAGTTATTCTTATAAGCATTACTTTTCTTGGTATAGATTCTTGAAATTTAATAAGGAGTTTTTGGCTCCTAAAACACCACTCTGTACATCTACAAAACAATTGATAGCAACTTTCCCATCTTTACATTTTGATGCTGTTATTGTTGGTAGTGATCAGGTATGGCGAGAGTCCTTTATGGGGCACAACTATTTCCTTGATTTTGTTTCCGGTAATTGTAAAAGAATATCCTATGCAGCTTCTTTTGGTCTTTCTAAATGGTCATTAAATGAGGCTTTTACTTTAAAGGCAAAACAGCTGATGCAACAGTTTGATAAGGTTTCTGTTCGAGAAAAATCAGGAATTGAAATATGTAAAAATGTATTTAATGTTGATGCAGAACTCGTTATAGATCCAACGTTATTATGGGATGCTAGGTTCTATGAAGAGAATTTGTTGGATAAAGTTTGTCGTGTAAAGGAACCTAAGGTAGTAGCATATATACTTGGTGAAAACAAAGATCAAAATGTTGCTGCTAAAAATATAGCGCAAGAAGAAAATATTTGCTTTGTTGATTTGTGGAGTCAAAAATCTTTAGTTCAGGGTCATTATACTGTTGAAGAATGGTTAGGCTATATACGTGATGCAAAGTATGTTATTACTAATTCTTTCCATGCAACTGTCTTTTCTATATTATTTCATAAACAGTTTGTTGTTCTCAATAATAAAAGTGGTGGTAGTGACAGAATCTCAACGCTTTTGAATTATCTTGGTCTTCAGCATTTATTTGTTGTTACTACTGGTAAGGATATGTATAAGGCTTTAGGTACACAAATAGACTATCATCATGTAGATAGATTATTGGCGAATTTGCGAGATGTTTCTTTGAGTTTTTTAAAAAATATATAG
- a CDS encoding glycosyltransferase yields MKKKLLIFHPIVAPYRIDLFNSLAKHYNSQICLFWRNLRDQTFDYSKIEEQFDFEPSYIVKEDMGLLKWMKAIWKKLDTSRPDIVLGAEFGIPTILIILHKIITRRHYKIVIINDDSYDMLVNNNPFTKRHARAVKAMMPFVDDVINVEPKVAAYNQKKYQKGIYFPIICDDVIAKKRLERVLPISQNYVSEYHLEGKKVLLFVGRLVALKNVKFALRAFIKANLDNTIFVIVGDGPEKEKLEKIAAGNPAVIFTGRLEGDELYAWYNVGQVFTLPSYKEPFGAVTNEALVAGCKVLISKDAGSNCLVKDGKNGYIIDPHHETKFIEKLKLAFYSMKPLKMQLVVKENMMVSSFEEHIKSLYARMENL; encoded by the coding sequence ATGAAAAAGAAACTTTTAATCTTCCACCCTATTGTAGCCCCATATCGTATAGACTTGTTTAATTCGTTAGCTAAGCATTACAATTCACAAATCTGCTTATTTTGGCGTAATTTGAGGGATCAGACATTTGATTATAGCAAGATAGAAGAGCAATTTGATTTTGAGCCTAGTTATATAGTGAAAGAAGACATGGGCTTATTAAAATGGATGAAGGCTATTTGGAAAAAGTTAGATACTTCCCGTCCCGATATAGTTTTAGGAGCTGAATTTGGAATTCCTACTATTTTAATCATCTTGCATAAAATTATCACGAGAAGGCATTATAAAATCGTTATAATCAATGATGATAGTTATGATATGTTGGTAAATAACAATCCATTTACTAAGCGACATGCTAGGGCTGTAAAGGCAATGATGCCTTTTGTTGATGATGTGATCAATGTTGAGCCTAAGGTTGCAGCTTATAATCAGAAAAAATATCAGAAGGGAATATATTTCCCGATTATCTGTGATGATGTGATTGCCAAGAAAAGATTAGAGCGTGTGCTTCCGATTAGCCAAAACTATGTGAGTGAATATCATCTTGAAGGCAAAAAGGTTTTGTTATTTGTTGGTCGATTGGTGGCTTTAAAGAATGTGAAGTTTGCTCTACGTGCATTCATAAAAGCTAACTTAGATAATACCATATTTGTGATTGTTGGTGATGGACCAGAAAAAGAAAAACTAGAGAAAATTGCAGCAGGTAATCCTGCTGTTATTTTTACGGGGCGTTTAGAAGGGGATGAGTTATATGCTTGGTATAATGTAGGTCAAGTCTTTACGTTGCCAAGTTACAAAGAACCTTTTGGCGCTGTTACCAATGAAGCTTTAGTTGCTGGATGTAAAGTATTGATCAGCAAGGATGCAGGAAGTAACTGCCTTGTAAAGGATGGGAAAAATGGATATATCATTGATCCACATCATGAAACAAAATTTATCGAAAAGTTAAAGCTTGCTTTTTATAGTATGAAGCCTTTGAAAATGCAGTTGGTAGTTAAGGAAAATATGATGGTTAGCAGTTTTGAAGAGCATATTAAATCTTTATATGCTCGTATGGAGAATTTATAG
- a CDS encoding glycosyltransferase family 4 protein, which produces MNKQRILFVLHLPPPVHGAAMMGKYIHDSRVINEAFKCKYINLTSAKTLQDIGKGGVMKYIKYLMLLCKVVLMVITFRPQLVYVTPTACGVAFYKDFLVVQLLKLMGRKVVVHYHNKGVVTRQDKKLDDWMYRRFFKGIKVILLADALYEDVKKYVKREQVLICENGIPGNAVDAKDITRENTTPRILFLSNLLIAKGVLVLLDALKMLDDKKLNFTCDFVGAETNEIDAQRFQEEVEMRNLQNKVAYLGKKYGEEKEDLYKKSDFFILPTLNECFPLVLLEAMQHALPCVASDVGGISSIIRHGENGYLVEMNNPIALADSIEKLLKDADLRKNMGENGWKRFKSDFTLEAFEKRMEFCLKKALK; this is translated from the coding sequence ATGAATAAACAAAGAATTCTTTTTGTCCTACACCTGCCGCCACCCGTACATGGTGCGGCTATGATGGGAAAGTATATTCATGATAGCCGTGTTATCAACGAGGCTTTCAAGTGTAAGTATATCAATCTTACTTCTGCCAAAACCTTGCAGGATATTGGTAAGGGAGGAGTGATGAAGTATATCAAGTATCTGATGCTCTTGTGCAAGGTAGTGCTAATGGTGATTACCTTTAGACCACAGCTTGTATATGTTACTCCTACGGCTTGTGGCGTTGCCTTCTATAAGGACTTTCTCGTGGTGCAGCTTCTGAAACTGATGGGAAGAAAGGTGGTGGTACATTACCATAACAAGGGTGTCGTAACCCGACAGGACAAGAAGCTGGATGACTGGATGTATCGCAGATTCTTCAAAGGAATCAAGGTTATCCTGTTGGCTGATGCCTTATATGAGGATGTGAAGAAATACGTGAAACGCGAACAGGTGCTGATTTGTGAAAATGGTATTCCTGGTAACGCAGTTGATGCAAAGGATATCACTAGAGAAAATACGACGCCTAGAATCCTCTTCTTATCAAACCTATTAATAGCTAAGGGTGTTCTTGTACTTCTTGATGCTTTAAAGATGCTAGATGATAAGAAGTTGAATTTTACCTGTGATTTCGTTGGAGCAGAAACCAATGAGATTGATGCGCAACGTTTTCAAGAAGAAGTGGAAATGCGAAATCTGCAAAACAAAGTAGCTTATCTTGGAAAGAAATATGGTGAAGAGAAAGAAGATCTGTACAAAAAGTCTGATTTCTTCATCCTTCCTACCTTAAACGAATGTTTCCCTCTTGTCTTGTTAGAGGCTATGCAGCATGCTTTGCCATGTGTTGCCTCAGATGTTGGTGGCATCAGCAGCATCATCCGTCATGGCGAAAACGGCTATCTGGTGGAGATGAATAATCCAATAGCTCTTGCTGATAGCATTGAAAAACTATTGAAAGATGCTGATTTAAGAAAGAATATGGGAGAGAATGGATGGAAGAGATTCAAAAGTGATTTTACTTTGGAGGCTTTTGAAAAACGAATGGAATTCTGCTTGAAAAAGGCTTTGAAGTAA
- a CDS encoding WecB/TagA/CpsF family glycosyltransferase: protein MEKYFNINYEFSPREVGRRIDEQLSKNESDYICVADGVILNNANRKPDYLKIVNGGMFAICDSGYVPLYIKWLYGKRYPQYCGSQIFKDLVSLQKYRMFFMGTNQRTLDGLKENLKAMNPKVENMSFYELPFKAVDEFDYPAIAKMVNEDGADIIWVALGAPKQEIFMSKLKPYLKRGVMIAVGAAFKFYSGQDEKRAPKWMLDAHLEFVYRIFCDPKKQLKRCGWIVVTLPMLLYQEWKRKRFMQL, encoded by the coding sequence ATGGAGAAATACTTTAATATCAACTATGAATTCTCGCCTCGGGAAGTAGGGCGAAGAATCGATGAACAATTATCAAAAAACGAGTCTGACTATATATGCGTGGCGGATGGAGTAATCCTAAACAACGCTAATAGAAAGCCAGACTACTTAAAGATTGTAAATGGCGGTATGTTTGCCATCTGTGACAGCGGATATGTGCCGCTCTACATCAAATGGCTGTATGGTAAAAGGTATCCGCAATACTGCGGTAGCCAGATTTTCAAGGACTTGGTCAGTTTGCAGAAATACCGGATGTTCTTTATGGGTACCAATCAGAGAACACTCGACGGGTTAAAAGAGAACCTGAAGGCGATGAACCCGAAGGTAGAGAACATGAGCTTCTATGAACTGCCCTTCAAGGCTGTGGATGAGTTTGACTATCCTGCCATCGCAAAGATGGTGAACGAGGATGGGGCGGATATCATCTGGGTGGCGCTGGGCGCTCCGAAACAGGAAATCTTTATGAGCAAACTGAAACCTTATCTGAAAAGAGGGGTGATGATTGCCGTGGGGGCTGCCTTTAAGTTCTACAGCGGACAGGATGAGAAGCGTGCGCCGAAATGGATGCTCGATGCTCATCTGGAATTTGTATATCGCATCTTCTGCGACCCGAAAAAACAGTTGAAGAGATGTGGCTGGATTGTGGTTACCCTGCCTATGCTGCTTTATCAGGAGTGGAAGCGTAAACGTTTCATGCAACTATAG
- a CDS encoding MraY family glycosyltransferase produces the protein MIEPIYIFLLVALVVSVTIAMLVLPNILLISHKKKLFDMPDKRKVHHAPVPRLGGLSFFPVMLITMGGLVLIYHLMGLSSGSMHGEVPYEFLALLVGSMMLFLVGLADDLIGVGYKKKFLVQIVAASLLVASGVWIKSLDGLFGIYQLSPWVGMPFTVLIVVYVTNAINLIDGIDGLASGLCGISLVALAGQHIWLHLFSFALLCITALGVIIPFWFYNVFGNAMRGRKLFMGDSGSLSLGYIISFLMIHLSTVDVSPHVVSDYNMVFAFTTMLVPLLDVVRVVGHRLRNRQNPFLPDKSHIHHKLLRCGLRVRQVMVAICLLSLMFILLNFLMIGHVNITYILGIDIAVWIVFHLVLDVILHTRRAEMDI, from the coding sequence ATGATTGAACCAATTTATATTTTCCTGCTGGTAGCACTTGTTGTGTCTGTCACCATCGCCATGCTGGTGTTGCCTAACATCCTCCTTATCTCGCATAAGAAGAAACTCTTTGATATGCCGGATAAGAGAAAGGTGCATCATGCGCCGGTTCCCCGTCTGGGCGGACTCTCGTTCTTCCCTGTGATGCTTATTACCATGGGCGGCCTGGTGCTGATATATCATCTGATGGGACTGAGCAGCGGGTCGATGCACGGGGAGGTGCCTTATGAGTTTTTGGCCCTGCTGGTGGGTAGCATGATGCTGTTCCTGGTGGGACTTGCCGACGACCTGATTGGAGTGGGGTACAAGAAGAAGTTCCTGGTGCAGATAGTGGCGGCATCACTGCTCGTGGCTTCGGGCGTGTGGATTAAGTCGCTCGACGGACTCTTCGGAATCTATCAGTTGTCGCCATGGGTGGGCATGCCTTTCACCGTGCTCATCGTGGTGTACGTAACCAATGCCATCAACCTGATTGACGGCATCGACGGACTGGCTTCCGGACTCTGCGGCATCTCGCTGGTGGCTCTGGCGGGGCAGCACATCTGGCTGCATCTGTTTTCCTTTGCCCTGCTCTGCATTACGGCGCTGGGTGTGATTATCCCTTTCTGGTTCTACAACGTGTTTGGAAATGCCATGAGGGGCAGGAAGCTCTTTATGGGCGATTCGGGTTCGCTGTCGCTGGGCTACATCATCAGTTTTCTGATGATTCACCTGAGCACGGTGGATGTGAGCCCGCATGTGGTGTCTGACTACAACATGGTGTTTGCCTTTACCACGATGCTGGTGCCGCTGCTCGACGTGGTGAGAGTGGTGGGTCACAGACTGAGAAACAGGCAGAATCCGTTCTTGCCTGACAAGAGCCACATCCACCATAAACTGCTGAGATGCGGACTGAGGGTGAGACAGGTGATGGTGGCTATCTGCCTGCTCTCGCTGATGTTCATCCTGCTCAATTTCCTGATGATCGGCCACGTAAACATCACGTATATCCTGGGCATCGACATCGCTGTATGGATAGTGTTCCACCTGGTGCTGGATGTCATCCTACACACCAGGAGGGCGGAAATGGATATTTAA
- a CDS encoding AAA family ATPase, whose translation MSKYRFSICSYHAIKEADIIIDGITVLAGPNGCGKSTISRWLYYMIDIATDFDSYLVKGYKTEINSLLQNITRAIREMWGLHRGINNGLNILQSVDDLKLDDNFSLDSIGEYSGKLHLFIGEFASQLDKFLNAENVQEQRKDRVLNFLNQNLDGEEKARNAQTFAELISLQVDKMQQEVLYKSEDRSLTDVSSFLHTYLYEDEMVPVKIALQEEGVNIISDGRIGSLFNLDKAIYIDTPMAFGLDDFLKNVFWQRLRKLMLEENGCHDKQNIRLLYRISEILNGKINVSDSLLGDKEMYYERKDGKLLLPLDKIATGMKSFAYLFQLIKNGHLDDKTVLMIDEPEVHLHPQWVVVFARLLILIRKSLGVKIVLASHNPDFVAAIKAIAKKEEILAETNFYLAQSVDDDGFQYAFKPLGSDIEPIFNSFNIALERIQQYGDTDF comes from the coding sequence ATGAGCAAGTATCGTTTTTCTATATGTAGCTATCATGCTATCAAGGAGGCTGATATCATAATAGATGGTATCACCGTGCTGGCAGGACCAAATGGATGTGGTAAGAGTACTATATCTAGATGGTTATATTATATGATAGATATTGCTACGGATTTTGACTCCTATCTGGTTAAAGGATATAAAACAGAAATAAATTCATTGCTGCAAAATATCACTCGTGCTATTAGGGAAATGTGGGGACTACATAGAGGGATTAACAATGGTCTGAATATTTTGCAATCTGTTGACGATTTAAAACTCGATGATAATTTCTCATTAGACTCAATAGGCGAATACTCTGGCAAGTTACATTTGTTTATAGGTGAATTTGCCTCACAACTAGATAAATTCTTGAATGCTGAGAATGTTCAAGAACAACGAAAAGATAGAGTTCTTAATTTCTTGAATCAGAATTTAGATGGTGAGGAAAAGGCTAGAAATGCTCAAACTTTTGCTGAGTTGATAAGCCTACAGGTAGATAAAATGCAGCAAGAGGTATTGTATAAAAGCGAGGATCGCTCCTTGACAGATGTCTCGTCTTTTCTTCATACATATCTATATGAAGATGAGATGGTTCCCGTTAAGATTGCCTTGCAAGAGGAAGGGGTCAACATTATATCTGATGGGAGAATAGGCTCTCTCTTTAATCTGGACAAAGCGATTTACATAGACACTCCAATGGCTTTCGGCTTGGATGACTTCCTAAAGAATGTGTTTTGGCAAAGATTAAGAAAATTAATGCTAGAGGAAAATGGTTGTCATGATAAGCAAAACATACGTTTGCTGTATCGCATATCAGAAATCCTAAATGGAAAAATTAATGTTTCTGACAGTTTGTTGGGCGATAAAGAAATGTATTATGAGCGCAAGGATGGCAAGCTATTGCTTCCTTTGGATAAAATCGCTACTGGTATGAAGTCGTTTGCCTATCTTTTCCAGTTGATAAAGAATGGTCATTTAGATGACAAGACGGTTCTAATGATAGATGAGCCGGAAGTTCATTTGCACCCTCAGTGGGTTGTTGTTTTTGCTAGATTATTGATTCTTATCCGTAAATCGTTGGGAGTAAAAATAGTCTTAGCGAGTCATAATCCTGACTTTGTCGCTGCCATCAAGGCAATAGCCAAAAAGGAAGAAATCTTGGCTGAAACAAACTTCTATTTAGCTCAGAGTGTGGATGATGATGGGTTTCAGTATGCTTTTAAGCCTCTTGGCAGTGACATCGAACCTATCTTTAATTCGTTCAATATAGCATTGGAAAGGATTCAGCAATATGGCGATACAGATTTTTGA
- a CDS encoding ATP-binding protein, translating into MKILCFCRWIEKRIMLDGENLLKKYTHYGRFLKELKKFHRFDDAFFAADSYIFYDGDCLTIEMDGVKANVKIRKKANFKTERYNAKLSFIPSERNLVSAIQNIDKVYRSSDYDSIFNYLLEYQEAKKEYDIKHPLRIPFDDNMKYYYDKVTDSDRIVLEQVGRTIAPVYASSGILSALPLAVLVDYVTGQVGKIPKSSLTDLTSLVAKIMLDDENKEISADDVIKGTKMYRYKFAQLYIEELEENLFPKSQFAMVKEIVKNIKKAYEQSGANSYVVMTTHSPYVLTSLNVLMKVALAKEKKLDEKMKEMLEYAIPISWYSAYCMTDEGKMENIVDDEYHFIMGDYLDSLSDEISELSSELDEMIYGNE; encoded by the coding sequence ATGAAAATATTGTGCTTCTGTCGCTGGATAGAAAAGCGAATCATGCTTGATGGCGAGAATCTGCTGAAGAAATATACCCATTATGGCCGATTCCTGAAAGAGCTGAAGAAGTTTCATCGTTTCGATGATGCTTTCTTTGCTGCTGATTCTTATATCTTTTATGATGGTGATTGCCTTACCATCGAGATGGATGGCGTGAAGGCGAATGTGAAAATCAGAAAGAAAGCGAATTTCAAAACTGAGCGCTATAATGCAAAACTGAGTTTTATTCCTTCGGAACGCAATCTGGTTTCGGCTATTCAGAACATTGATAAGGTTTATCGCTCATCTGACTATGATTCGATATTTAATTATCTTCTGGAATATCAGGAGGCGAAGAAGGAATATGATATCAAGCATCCGCTGAGAATTCCATTTGATGATAATATGAAATATTATTATGATAAGGTTACGGATTCTGACAGAATCGTGCTTGAGCAGGTGGGTAGAACGATAGCGCCTGTTTATGCTTCAAGTGGTATACTGTCGGCGTTGCCTTTGGCTGTGCTTGTGGATTATGTTACCGGACAGGTGGGGAAGATTCCGAAGTCGAGCCTTACTGATTTAACGAGTTTGGTGGCAAAGATTATGCTGGATGATGAGAATAAAGAAATCAGTGCGGATGATGTGATTAAGGGAACTAAGATGTATAGATATAAATTCGCCCAGCTGTATATTGAGGAGCTGGAAGAAAATCTGTTTCCGAAGTCGCAGTTTGCGATGGTGAAGGAGATTGTGAAGAATATCAAGAAGGCCTATGAGCAGTCGGGGGCAAATAGCTATGTGGTTATGACCACCCATAGTCCGTATGTGCTGACTTCTCTGAATGTGCTGATGAAGGTGGCACTGGCTAAGGAAAAGAAGCTTGATGAGAAAATGAAAGAAATGCTGGAATATGCAATCCCGATTTCATGGTATTCGGCATACTGCATGACAGATGAAGGAAAAATGGAGAATATCGTGGATGATGAATACCATTTTATCATGGGTGATTATCTTGATTCTCTTTCTGATGAAATATCTGAATTATCTTCTGAACTTGATGAGATGATATATGGGAATGAATAA
- a CDS encoding ATP-binding protein: MARKLYPIGIQTFERIRKEDMFYVDKTEYIYQMTHTDGTYFFLSRPRRFGKSLLVSTFKSYFEGKKELFEGLAIEKLEKEWNTYPVLHFSLAGGKHMEKEQLDRYLLYILKENEDRFGVDCDSPDPNVRLLNLINTVTAKTGKQAVVLIDEYDAPLLDVAHEKEKLDVLRNTMRNFYSPLKDCEPLLRFVFLTGITKFSQLSIFSELNNITNVSMDEPYAGICGITKEELLTQMSDDIDALAEHLELSREETIQELKDHYDGYHFTWPSPDVFNPYSLLNCFAKQEMDDYWFGSGTPTYLINMMRKYEFLPADLGETIEVGKKDFDAPTETMTTIVPLLYQSGYVTIKGYDKPTKLYQLALPNQEIRVGLYGSLLPHYLTDKSAKANTTIAKMSVLVKKGDMEAAFSLLNDFLETVPYCDNTNYEGHWQQTLYIMFALLTNYSIHVEPHTAKGRIDITMETADTIYVMELKFNKSAEEALAQIEAKHYVDAFKMSGKKVVKIGLNFSVKDEVNCLEWKIG, from the coding sequence ATGGCAAGAAAATTATATCCTATAGGAATTCAGACATTTGAACGGATCCGCAAGGAGGATATGTTCTATGTAGATAAGACGGAATACATCTATCAGATGACACATACCGATGGAACGTATTTCTTCCTGAGCCGACCACGCCGTTTCGGCAAGTCGCTGCTGGTTTCCACCTTCAAAAGTTATTTCGAGGGCAAGAAGGAACTCTTCGAGGGGCTTGCCATCGAGAAGCTGGAGAAGGAGTGGAATACTTATCCCGTGCTGCACTTCAGTCTGGCTGGAGGCAAACATATGGAGAAGGAACAGCTGGATCGATACCTCTTATATATATTAAAGGAAAATGAGGATAGGTTTGGAGTAGATTGTGATTCTCCAGATCCGAACGTTCGTTTGCTCAACTTGATAAACACTGTTACAGCAAAGACTGGTAAGCAGGCGGTGGTGCTCATCGATGAATATGATGCACCGCTGCTGGATGTGGCTCACGAGAAGGAAAAACTCGATGTCTTGCGCAATACGATGCGCAATTTCTACAGTCCTTTGAAAGATTGCGAGCCATTGCTTCGCTTCGTTTTCCTGACGGGCATTACGAAGTTTTCGCAGTTGAGCATCTTCAGCGAGCTGAACAATATCACCAACGTGAGCATGGATGAGCCTTATGCCGGTATCTGCGGTATCACCAAAGAGGAACTGTTGACCCAGATGAGCGATGACATCGACGCTCTTGCCGAGCATCTTGAACTGAGCAGGGAGGAGACCATCCAGGAGCTTAAAGACCATTATGACGGTTATCACTTCACTTGGCCATCTCCTGATGTGTTCAATCCTTATAGCTTGCTGAATTGCTTTGCCAAGCAGGAAATGGATGATTACTGGTTCGGATCGGGCACACCTACCTATCTCATCAATATGATGAGAAAATATGAATTCCTGCCTGCAGACCTTGGCGAGACCATAGAGGTGGGCAAGAAGGACTTTGATGCCCCCACAGAAACGATGACCACCATCGTACCTTTGCTCTATCAGAGCGGGTATGTCACCATCAAGGGATATGACAAACCGACAAAGTTGTATCAGTTGGCATTGCCTAACCAGGAGATTAGGGTGGGGCTGTATGGTAGTCTCTTGCCTCATTATCTGACGGACAAGTCTGCGAAGGCTAACACGACCATCGCCAAGATGTCGGTATTGGTAAAGAAGGGGGATATGGAGGCTGCCTTTAGCCTGCTGAACGACTTCCTGGAGACGGTGCCTTACTGCGACAACACCAACTACGAGGGGCATTGGCAGCAGACGCTTTACATCATGTTCGCCCTGCTCACCAACTATAGCATCCATGTGGAACCGCATACGGCGAAGGGCAGAATCGATATCACGATGGAAACGGCAGATACCATCTACGTGATGGAACTGAAGTTCAACAAGAGTGCCGAGGAGGCTCTCGCCCAGATTGAGGCAAAGCACTATGTCGACGCCTTCAAAATGAGCGGCAAGAAGGTGGTGAAGATAGGCTTGAACTTCTCGGTGAAGGACGAGGTGAACTGTCTGGAATGGAAGATAGGATAA